A part of Salvelinus alpinus chromosome 5, SLU_Salpinus.1, whole genome shotgun sequence genomic DNA contains:
- the LOC139576834 gene encoding leucine-rich repeat transmembrane neuronal protein 4-like, translating to MSSLVWDRRLSYFFLLMSFLLLLSKGERMCPASCRCEVKIVYCESGIFQDIPENISTGCQGLSLRFNRLVTLLPYQFAHLNQLIWLYLDHNSITAIDSLAFQGVRRLKELILSSNKITLLHNKAFNAVPNLRNLDFSYNQLQSLQPGHFYGLRKLQNLHLRSNGLNSIPVRTFLECRSLEFLDLGYNHLRTLFRTTFLGLFKLKELHLEHNQFSRINLFLFPRLSNLQVLYLQWNRIRAVNQGLPWIWHTLQKLDLSGNDIQILDPAVFQCMPNLQILHLESNKLSNMSQDVVSAWVSLTTISLVGNAWDCSPTICPLVTWLKNFRGSKDIKIICSSPKSVQGDRVMDIVRNYTICVNISVVEQTTATIMRQTTASDVDTKKPTTPPPSTTTTTQDISASTVQRLTPQPVSPIVTEKETRESILMTSISPESSSFFPELEVEQMAFHKIIAGSVALFLSVSLILLVIYVSWKRYPNSMRQLQQHSVNRKHRKKARKQKLNLNSQLQEYYLTYTNSQTMDALVNETRAYTCTISGSRECEV from the exons ATGA GTTCCCTAGTTTGGGACAGGAGGCTGTCATATTTTTTTCTCCTGATGTCTTTTCTTCTGCTGCTCAGCAAGGGGGAGAGAATGTGCCCAGCAAGTTGTCGCTGCGAAGTGAAGATTGTTTATTGCGAGTCTGGCATTTTTCAAGACATCCCAGAAAACATCTCTACTGGATGCCAGGGTCTGTCCCTGCGCTTCAACCGCTTAGTGACTCTGCTGCCTTACCAATTCGCTCATCTCAACCAGCTCATCTGGCTCTACCTGGACCACAATTCCATCACCGCCATAGATAGCTTAGCCTTCCAGGGCGTGCGTAGGCTCAAAGAACTGATTCTTAGCTCCAACAAGATCACACTTTTACACAATAAGGCTTTCAATGCTGTACCAAACCTGCGCAATCTTGATTTTTCCTACAACCAGCTACAGTCTCTGCAGCCAGGTCATTTCTATGGTCTGCGTAAGCTCCAAAACCTTCACCTACGGTCCAATGGTCTCAACAGTATACCTGTACGGACTTTTCTGGAGTGTCGCAGCCTGGAGTTCCTGGACCTGGGTTACAATCACCTACGCACCCTATTCCGCACCACCTTCTTGGGGTTGTTCAAGTTGAAAGAGCTTCATCTGGAGCATAATCAATTTTCAAGGATTAATTTGTTTCTTTTCCCACGCCTTAGCAATCTACAGGTCCTCTACTTGCAATGGAACCGGATACGAGCCGTCAATCAGGGCCTGCCATGGATCTGGCATACGCTGCAGAAATTAGACCTCTCAGGAAATGACATCCAGATCCTGGACCCAGCTGTTTTCCAGTGTATGCCAAACTTACAAATACTCCATCTTGAATCCAACAAGCTGAGCAACATGTCTCAGGATGTGGTTTCAGCCTGGGTCTCCCTCACCACCATCAGCCTGGTGGGTAATGCCTGGGACTGCAGCCCTACCATCTGCCCCCTGGTGACCTGGCTGAAGAACTTCAGAGGCTCAAAGGACATCAAAATTATATGCAGCAGCCCCAAGTCAGTTCAGGGAGACAGAGTAATGGACATAGTGAGGAACTACACAATCTGTGTGAACATATCAGTTGTAGAGCAAACCACAGCTACGATCATGAGGCAAACCACAGCCTCAGATGTGGACACAAAAAAGCCTACCACACCTCCTCCTTCCACGACCACAACTACCCAAGATATATCTGCATCAACAGTACAAAGACTCACTCCACAACCTGTCTCTCCCATTGTGACAGAAAAAGAAACAAGGGAGTCCATACTCATGACCTCAATCTCTCCAGAATCCTCATCATTTTTCCCAGAACTAGAGGTTGAGCAAATGGCCTTCCATAAAATCATTGCAGGCAGTGTAGCCCTATTTCTCTCTGTGTCATTGATCCTGCTGGTAATTTATGTCTCATGGAAGCGCTACCCCAATAGCATGAGGCAGCTGCAGCAGCACTCAGTCAACCGCAAGCACAGAAAAAAGGCCCGGAAGCAGAAGCTTAACCTTAACTCTCAGTTACAAGAGTATTATTTGACTTATACAAACTCTCAGACCATGGATGCATTGGTAAATGAGACAAGGGCCTACACCTGCACAATCTCAGGATCCAGAGAATGTGAGGTATAA